The genomic stretch AGCTAATATTAGATTAAATCAAATATAGGTTAGCCATTGAACCAGAAGATAAGTTAGGAAGATGTAATGGCATGGATGGAGAAAGGAATCAAGGAAAGATGCTTCCTTAAAGTCCTTGTCATTGTTAGCAATCCAGAGATCAACTACAGAAAGAAAAGTCTCAAATGAAAGTCTTTATCAATTGTGTTTCTCAGACttcccattttcttctttctgtgCCAGAAGTCAGTGCAGATTGGTCAATTACACCCTGAACTTGAAAAGTACATAATTACTAGCATCTCTCAAGTTGGATCAACACCTTGACTATACAGATCTGATGAAACTAGATCGAGACAGGCACGATGTGGTCTACAACCACCTTAAgatttgctctttttttctcccctctcaGAAAAATAACAGAGACGGCAAAGAGACAGCTCCACACGAATTTGCTACATCAAGTACTAGGTTTATTTTTAAGAGAAATTGGGAGATTTGGCATTTGCAGACATGCCATATCCTCAGCACCTTTAGCCTCAAGTGAAACACAAAACaaggaggaaagaagaagaagaagaagaagaagaagaagcaccttttttttttacctttctaTCATCACCACCATTCATCACCACCATCCATAGACAACTTGGGTACACGTGTTCTTGATCCACCTGAAGCTCTTCTTGAGGGACCCTTTCATCTTGCCCTCCACGGCGTAGGCCTTGTAGCCAGCGACCCTCGTCTTCCTCTGGAGCTCAGGGTCGCCGAAGGTCCAGCTCTTCGACGATGCAGATCCGACCCTGCTCTTGCTCTTCTTCAACTTCACCTCCTTGCCGGGCACGAACGTTGGCGGGttcgaggaggaagaagaagaagacccgGCAAAATTGGCACTGTAACTCCTCAGATCATGCATGCTGCTTGGGGCTGGCCTCCCTCCACCATAGTAGCTCTCCATCTGCATTCTCCCATCTCTGCATGACTTGGATCTGTATTCTTCCATTGACCACAACACAAACCCAAGaagcagaaagaagaaagaagaagaacccaCTGTGTGAAAAGTGTGAAAATTGGAGTTGGTATatatataagagagagagagagagaggacaaactagagagagagagttcttgggtgggttcttttctatttctctttgaCGGTGATATAATCAGAATGTATTGCCCTTTGAGTCACCCTACACATTTTTGGGTTATCGTAGAGCATTGGGAACTGCTCAATTCGAGCAGATGGCGTAGTGTGCTGCTTAACTTTTTTGAGCGTTGGGCATTTAAAGACACTTCAGGAGAGCAGTGGCATGCCGTGTATTACAACTGCATGAGCTTCCGCGACTCTGCTAATTTAACTAGTGGGGAacacgaaaaagaaagaaaaacaaaagggcaaaaaggaaaatacaagaagCTGCAGTTGGTTGGCCGCTATGTTTGAACGGGCATGGAGGGCCCAGTGACCAGCTTTGGATAATTAAAGCCAGCTTTGACCGCTTACTCAGATCTTGAAGGTGACACAGCGTGGAGAACCAACCAAACGTGCTTTGCTGATTCTTTATTTTGGTTATAGTATTAGTGCATCCTCATTCGCGACGATATAGATAAATTGAAAACGATTAGCGAACACGAGATGATTGGACTCGGTTGATTTTGCTGGAGGCAGATTGAGACCGTCGTGAATAGGCAGCGATTGTGTGCAGATGATCGAAATTCCTTTAGACTGATCACGAACCGATCAGATGGTGAGGGTTGCGGGGAGATATTTTTGCAGCTTGTGGTTGGGAGCGACTGGTGTGTTCTTGGTGGCAATTTGTTCGCTCAGGAATTGGGTTAATGAGCCTTCAATCATCTTGATTATGACAAATGGGTGGGTCCaaaaagcacaaaaagaaaGGCACGGTGGTTGAGCCAAAAGGGCCCTGCGGATTTGAACATTATGGCGATTATGATTGATGTTAGCTGAATCATCAACCCCTCGCGAAGAGAGCCTGTCGTTAAGAACTAAAAGAATaattttggcaaaagaaaaagagaatataCAACTCCACTGTAAGGCTCAGATCAAGACCTGACAATTGAAAACGATCCCATGCGTCTCGTCTCAACTCTCAGAATCCGGGAATCCATAGGATCTCCCTCAAATCACAAGATGCATCAACGAAGGATAAGTAGGATATCACAATGTACAAACGTTTCTCGTACCATCTCTTTTACATTTGCCACTATTTGAGAAAGAATATCATGTTATGATAGGTATCGGCACCTACTCATCCAGCTTCATGCGATTGTGCACAGCTAGACCAAATTCTCAATACTCAATTGCTTACTGATTCTATTCACTGATAATCATGACTTATTTCAAACTTTAGAGAGGACAGAATGCCGATTCGCTCGACTGAATCAAGTGAGAAACCCTTAGATTTGCTTTTAATCTGATTCCTTTCTAAGAGAAGAAAATACAATAATACAGTAGTCCAGACCAAAGAAAAACTAATGATGATGACGCAGCAGTTCGAAACCTGATTGACACTGGGATTTTTCTGTGAGACATTAATATGAACAAGAATCTGATCTAGCTGTGCACAAACGCATGAAGCCAGAAATCACTAAATCCTAAGTTATCTTACTTCCAAAAAAGGGGACAAGGGAATGAATAAAGTACCCTTTCGACGAGAGAATATAATAATCAAATAGCATGCGTTGCCTGAGAAATGAAAAGAGAGATAAAGGACCAGGCCATGCCACATTACCACTATCACACACAACATCAAAAAGTAAAGCTGTCACCAGAATGAAAAGACCATGCTTAGACCAACTAATGACTTTGTCCATAACCTTGAAGGAAAAGCATAATACAAAACCCTCCCTACAACAAAACTTGAAGCAGTATTGCAATTGCACCAGGAGAATAATGATTTAATCAACAGATCCCTTTGGACATCAATAACTTAGGAAACTACTTTTTGAGGAACCAAAACAGAATGCTGTTAATACCTCGAGAATAACAAAAATCCCTCCGCCTAGACCAATAAGAAAAACTCATCAAAGAAGATCAGCAACATTGGACGGTAGCTCCTCGATCACCACATTGTAAAATTTCTGAATATCAAATAGCATTCTCTCATCATCTCTGGTCACAAAATTAATCGCCACACCCTTTCTTCCAAAACGACCACTTCGTCCTATACGATGGAGGTAATTTTCTGGTTGAGTCGGCAAATCATAGTTTATAACAAGCGAGACCTGCTGCACATCAATACCACGAGCCAGGAGGTCAGTGGTGATAAGAACCCTAGAAGATCCAGAACGGAATTCACGCATAATAATATCCCTGGTGTTCTGGTCCATGTCACCATGAGTTGCAGAGACTGTGTGGTCTCGGCTTCGCATCTTATCAGTGAGCCAGTCAACCTTCCGCCTGGTGTTCACAAAGATAACACTTTGGGTGATGGCCAATGTCTCATAGAGATCGCACAGAGTTTCAAGCTTCCATTCTTCTTTCTCAACATTGACGTGGAACTGCTTGATACCCTCAAGGGTGAGCTCATCACGCTTAACCAAAATCCTCACaggtttattcataaacttcctTGTGATCTCGAGAGCTTCTGGCGGCATAGTAGCCGAGAACACTCCAACCTGAATCTTAGATGGCAGGAGCTGGAAAATGTCATAGATCTGCAAATGAGAAAATGCCACCGGTCAATAATGTCCTTGAAGTAGGCTCATTAACATCAGGAGGTGAACACCAACCAGTTCAAGTTAACAGGGACCCAATGCTCACACGATGCAATAAAAACATCTAGAATTTAACAATCATGGGATGATTCGACagatttgacaaaaattaacaaaaaggcACTGCATTCATACCTAGCATCAAGAGAGGTCTCAAATACACCAGCCTTCTTTGTGGCCTTGTGGTTGGGCTTCAGCAACCCAACCTTCAAGGTCACAGGAACAAAGGCATgggtttgtgtgtgtgtgtgtgcgtgtgtgtgtgtgtgtgtgtgtgttgagagagagagagagagagagagagagagagaacagaagtAAATCAACCAAGTCATGAATACATTTTCAGAACACAAATTTCTGCCCTGAAATTACATGAATGACGCTTCTATAGCATCAATGACCGAGTAATCTATTATTGCCAGATTGagaattttctttcttgcatGATATCAATATAACATCTACAATATCCACCGCAaaatgctctctttttttttttcccgcagGTACGAGAAATTGTTCAACCTGGACACAGGAATTCAGGAAAATCTCAGTTTCATTGCATTTGCTCAAGCTCTAAAATAATCATAATAAATCAGCAAAGAATACTGAGTCGAGGAAGGAAAGAAACCTGATCCTTGAAACCTCGTGAAAGCATCTCGTCAGCCTCATCCAACACAAACATTTTGATGCAGTCTGGACGCAATGCTTGCCTTCGCAGCATGTCAAAAACACGACCAGGGGTGCCAACAACAACATGAACACCACTTTGAAGAATGCGTTGATCCTCGCGAACGCTTGTTCCACCCACACAAGCATGAACCTTCACACAAAGATAATCACCAAGGGCCCGCATGACCTTTTCAATTTGTTGTGCCAGTTCCCTGGTTGGTGCCAACACCAATGCCTGGCACTGGACTAGACCATAATCAAGTTGCTGCAGGATTCCAGAGCAGAAAGTTGCTGTCTTCCCAGTTCCTGATTGAGCCTGCTGAATCACATCAAGACCCTTGCAGAAAGGAACAATTCCTCTTTGCTGGATTGCAGAAGGCTTCTCAAAACCTTCACATTAAATTGAGTAGCATTTACAACAACTTTCAATTGATATTGTCTAACTAGACAGCAAGTTAGGTTGCCACTCTATTTAAACTCCATTGTAGAATTTAGGCACTTATGTGATCACAAAAGTCTACGAATCTACAGGGAAAACCTAGGCCACTGGATATATGTATGTGTTTGTATGTAAGCATGTTTTCAATTAGTAAATAACCAATCCGGTAAAATTGCAACTTGGGACATCCCCAACTATAACAGTTCTCCAGTTAAACAATCTTTTTAATCAGCAGTGCCACATAGGAGGCAAAcagtaaacaaagaaaaaagatccTGGAAGGTACCATAAGCATAAATGCCTCTCAAAAGGTTTTCCTGCAAACCCATTGCATCAAAACTATCATAAACTTCATCATACGAGGTGAAGAACTCCCCTCCATCAACAGACCTACAATCCATCAAGAGATTATAGTGTTATCTCCTTTGAGCCAGGAACGACACATTTTGGTACACATTTAACAAAGTCATAATACCAGAGCTACGAAATAGAAGAAAACTACTTACAATTCACTCATCTTTGCATCATACTGACGGGGATCAAATTGCGAACCTTCTGGTGCCAGTCCTGCCATACTGGATGGAAAGGACAGTATGTTCAATATCAAGATATCAATTGCGTGACTGCATGGATGCATGTGTGtcgcacgagagagagagagagagagagagttctatCCGCACAAGAGACATTTTTTCCAATGCAGAAAAATGTTACAGAAAAGCCAAACTTGCAGACCACTAGGACAGGGCTACAAGCATTAAATTCTGTTTCAATTTCCGAAGAAGAACTATAAAGGGCGGCTGGTTATCTGAAATATCAGGAAAGACTCCTTGAGCACCAGTAACCACAGCGCCCACTTCTCCAGAGTTACAGAAGACACCGGAAGTCTAGCTAAGAAACGATATAATTAAAAGTACACACCATAGAGACTCTTGAATGAATATCAAGGAGCAGGGAAAAACAAACGCAAACATAGGGCAGAAGAAGTAGGTCTTTGCAAAGCAAACGGCTTGACATGGCGAACATGGTTTCATCAAAATATTCTCCAACCAACGCTAGCCTCACATCAATGAGCATAGCAGCAGCTAACACACCGCACAAAAACTATTAATGGCTGTAgaagaaaaacttcaaactccACATCGAGCACATACCACGCACGAAAACTACTACTCGCTGTCCAAGAAAAACTTCCAAATGACGACTGAAAGAAAACAAACTTTTGAATCAGTCTGCGTTTGGAACACCAAAAACCGACGTCAAGCTACAACAACAAAATTGTTCAAACGAAAAACAAGCCATTATACGCATGAGTTCGCCAGCGATGCTATAAAACAATGACAACAACAAACGAAGAAAGAGGACGATCTGGAAACTGTCAGCGAACAACACTATTAATCTCCTTCCAACGAACTATCTTACAACTACAGAGAACAcagaaaaagaagcaaacaaAACGACCTccacaaaagggcaaaaaaaaaaacggcgaAACAAGCTGGGAAGAGGCAGAGCCAGCAGCCTCAGATCCGATACAGTGTCCGCCAAGACAAAGCGACATCAACCAACAACAGACAAAGCCATCGAGCAATCCGAAAAACCCAAACGTTCGCAGCATGTTTAGCCATCAGATCAAACGACCACACACTCCATATTAAgactagagaaagagagacaggcAAGAACCTGATGGGAGAAGACGAGAATGCAagtcgatcgagagagagagagaggagctaaAAAGGAGGCTGATTTGGGAGTTGAAGAGGCGAACTAGGGTTTTTCCCAAGCTCCTCGGATCTGCGCCGCGGAGCTCCAACACAGCGCGAGGGAGCGCCCCTTCCAATTTATACTTCCCTTTGGAAGCCCACGGCTCTtaggttttctctctctctctctcttcaagccCCCACACAAAGAGCTAAATTTCCCATCTTGCCCTTTCTTCAACCGGGTAATTCCTCTCTCTCATTcgcatttttccatttttttttttaattatttggcgAAGTTTAAACAAACCATATCCACATTTTCcacataattaattaatttgcaaTCTCGCACTTTTTGAAATAAACGAATCAAGAAAACCTGATCCATCAAGAGATCTATCTAAAATATCGAGAGATTAACATGTATAATTAGTCTTAAAATTCGTCATaaatcaatattttttaatgCCATTGAAAATGCAACTCTACTTCTTTTTAATAGGTAATTTCTTTGGGAATTAGTAGGAGCCGCCCCCAATTCCCTTTGagtaaatttcctaaaaatagagACGCGCTTTCGCTTTCGTCGGAAAGAGGGAAGATAAAATTCGCTCTCTATGAAGAGTCCCTCAGCGCCTCTGGAGTTTCGAACCCTCGACCCTGCCGCTCTCTCCTTCCTTCCATCGCCTCTTGGCCTTCTTCCCTCCTTCACTCCACCCCCCAATTCCCGCCAAAATCACGCACCCCTCTGCAACGACCCAACGGTCgtcatcgtctctctctcttttgctctGTCTCCCCCATGGACTCGATCGTGTCGTCGGCCCTCGAAGAAATCTGCAGGCGGGGCAAGAGCGGCGTCGCCCTCGCCTCTCTCTGGAACGACCTCGTGCCAGCTCTCGCCTCCGCCGGCCTCGAGCTCGAGCCGGGGCTCAAGAGCGCCCTGTGGCTCAATCTCCTCGACGTTCCGGAGCTCCAATTCCGGTACTGTAGAGGCGAGAAGGACGCGTTTTGCAGTTCCACCGATCGCTCGATACAGCACGTCGAGGACGCGGAGGAGCTGGGTTTGAAGATCGTAGGCAGCGATGGTCTCAGAGGATGCTTCCTTGGCCTCTACGACGATCACCTCGCGGACTCAGAGGTCTCCAAGTCTCAGCGGAAAGCTCTCGAGCTCCTCGCCCTCGCTAGGTTCACTCTTAACTCCGCGACTTTTCTTGCTTTAGGGAAATTCCGTTGTAGCAAGAAGGCCTCATCTTGATTTAAGATGGAATCGTGTCACTTGACTATCGAAATTTCATGTTCCTAGCTAGGTTGTTTAAAGATCGTCATTAATCGGCTAGATAGTGAAAGCTGCGGATTTGAGATGATAACTTGCTAACGGTGTATACCTGCAGAACAGCCGGAATCGCACAGAGTGAGCTTTCTAAGGTGCTTGGAATCGAGGCTAACAACTTCGCCTATGAACTGAAGTCCCTCGAGTCTCGAAAGCTGATCACTCGGCAACCGGCGATCCTCAGAACGGGAAAAGCTCGCTGTCCAGGGGACTCTTGCAAAGTGGTTTCTACAAACTTAGTGTTTATGTCTCGCTATTCGAAGCATCTAGGGTCTCGAGGGAAGTTCGAGGTTTCGAGACAAGAGAAGAGATTGGATATTCCCACGAGTGTCGATGGGAATTCTACCGGCGAAGACGGTTTTGCTAGTGAGGGTGTTGAGGAGGAGGTGCTCGTAAAGGATTACCTACCTGCGATGAGATTAGTCTGCGAAAGACTTGAAAAAGCCGATGGCACGGTACATTAGCAAGGTTCACAAAGGTTGAGTCTGCAGAGTAATTTGGCTTACACATACTGATTTGGTTAGCCATTGTTTTCTTCTAGGTTCTTGCTGTAAAGGATATTAAGAAGGAACTTGGCTTTGTTGGATCATCTTCAGCACATAAAGCCTGGACAACTGTAGGTTATTGACATTTATACCTGCAGTTTCGCCCCTCAGTTTGCAAACTCTCTTTAAACAGAGTCTCCTCAAGTAAATAATACTTCTTTTCCTGGATGAAATTTGGTTCAGATTCGTCGGATGTTGGAGGATGCTGGCTTCGTGAAGGAACAAGCCAGAGTTGGAGACAAGGCAAGTGTAAAAAGTATCGCGGCATATGTTTTCCTTTCACTTGTTTGAATCCAGCATGTCTTAGATTCCACTTATTCTTTAACTTCTGTGGTGACTGATGGCTGTATTGTCATCACCTCCGAAGTATTTCACTCATAGTTAATCTTCTGAACCATGTCCTCTGATGCTCTAATCTGCATTGTCATTGTAAATCTCAAGCTTTGAACATCATGTCGGAGAAGAGATGAGAACAAGCAAAACAACAATGATCCGACGTATACCTTTTTGCTTGATCCTTCGCTTTGAGCCTGTCAATTAGCTTGCCTAATGCTAATAGGCAGATAACAGAAAAAATTATCATCTGAACTTATTCCAGATGCAAACACCACGTACGACATTAAGTGCATCCTGATCAGTGGCTTGGGATCTCTCTGTTTGACAGGATGAAAATTGCTTGCAACTGGTGAAAAACTTCTATCCAAATGCCTTTGTATCTGGAGCTGAAGACATTGATAATGAGCATCAAGTAACATATGGAAGGAAAAATCATCACAATGAGATTGTCATGGAGCTTCCTGTGCAGCAGCAAATATACCACATGGTTGCTGATTCTGGGTCTAAAGGTGTGACTTCGATGGAGGCAAGTTCGCTCTACTTACGTATTAGTCTGCAACAAGCCTCTTACTTCACTCACATAAGTAATTTTCTTGCATATACTTCTCAAATCTATGGTCTGTAGAGTTAATTTCTTTCTTACTCTAGAAGAGTCTATAAACTTGTCGTGGAAgaacaatcaagtcctaaaacttttaaatggTGCAAATAGGTTGTATAAAACTTGTCCATTTAGTACAATCatacttttcttattttgtccAATATAAGTGAcgtaaaatatttaattaaaaaatatattagaaattgtccacgtcagtgCCGGTGACCCACGTCAGTTCCGGCAGgtgaaatggactgaattgacataattgcaaaaagtttaggactcaattggtaaaaaagaaaaaagtttatgactgaattggcacaattgcagtaggtttaggactttttgggtaattctcCCACTAATATAGGTACAAGCACTGTGGTTTTCAACTGAAATGATTTCAATATTAACCGCCGCTTAGTTGATTGTGAAGATTGTGTAATTAATACTTGGGCCGATATTATTAACCAAGCTAAACTTGGTGTGAAAGTTATAGATGAACATGATGCTTATAACTTCCTTTTAAACCGAGTTGCTGTCGAAGTGCCATTTATAAATCTATGACACTTTGGTTTTAGTATAAGTGAAGAGAGTCACATATATGAAAGTACAGGAGCACTAGCCAACAGTCTTAATAGAATAAGAAATTGGTTATTGCACCATGGTTTACTAAGACCTCACTAGCTTTGGTAAGTTTGACTCGAAGAAAGATGAAACAAGGACAGAATCACTTGGCCTTAGTATTggtttattctaatttttttacatATACATAATTTATGCTCACCCATATTTCTTAATTCTATCCATAACATTTGTACACTACCCTGCCATCCACTGACTATTTCACAGGTTCAAAAGAGGCTTGGAACTAGGCTTTCGCGTTGGTTCTCGAAAAACTACACTAGGCTTGGGATGGATAGGGAGAAAGTAGGGGTTGTTAGGGACGAAGGAAGTAATTCAAAAGCAGTTGCCTATCGGTATCGGATCCTTGGTAATCTCAATCTTACACAGTCGGTTGGACTTCCAAGTGAAAGCCGGTGTCTCCCAGTACAGGCTGACAACCAAGCTTCTAATGTAGACTTATCTGACATAGGAGGAGTGACCTTAAGTGATTCTTCGACCGCCCAATGTAATGGTGCTGCTGAGGAGAGTGTCCTGTTTAACCCAGAAGAGTTGCATCTAGAGCAAATGAAGTGTTTTCCTGATGAAGATGGTTATCCTGGACAAACACAGACGGAAGCAAATATTATTCAGGCAGCTCTGTCCTCGCCAGTTACATCATTAACTACCAATGAAATTCGAAGACGACAGAAGATATTGGATCGACTCCAGGTACCTGCATAATTTATAGCAACTCTGGAGGCAGAGAATGCTGCTGAATTTACTACAAGTTCCAGTGCTGAAGAATTATTGcttgctactttttttttctgcaggATGAGAAGTTCATTTTGAAACGTGAGCTGTATGGTTGGCTTGTGAATCTTGAGAAGGAAAGGGGTATGACCATGTGCAGGAAAACCATGgacaaaattctaaagaaactTGAGCAGCAAGGGCTCTGCAAACGTGTACATACGAATGATAATCCTAGCTGTAGTCGTAGTGCTGAAGTGGTCTTGCACCCATCTGTATCCATCGAAAGTATCTCTGCAGAACTTCAAGAAAAAATCAGGTCCTTGAAACCGCCAAAACGAGGCCCGGTCAAGACTCTGGATACCATGTGTCCAGATCCTCAACCTCCCAGACCAGAAGCCACACAAGCTGATGGGTCCACTCTTGGTAAAATGGTCGGTGCAAAGTCAACCTTACAGCAGGTTAGATTAAATAAGTGACAGAAGTGACTGGGGTCCTATTTTTTAGGGGTAACTGAGGAATGACTTTTTTGAAGCATTCACCTCATATATGTGTTCCATATTAActtctttctgtttttgtcATTTGGGAATTGGGATTACTGATATATGTTTGCGCGACTACTTGTAGGCAATACAAGTTTATTATCAGGAGCATGAACAAGAGCACCATAAGTATCAAGGCGACATTCTCACTGATCAGGAGACTAGAGTAGAAGAAACACATGCTACAGCAACTCACATAAGAAAGAGATTTCAAGAAGCTATATTGCGGGAGTGCACAGAACTTGATATAGGAGGATGTATGAGGAGACGTAGTCCTGCCAGACAGCTCGATAGAGCCGAACAATTCAGGGAAGGAGAAGCTGTATCAATAGCTTCTTCCAGACTGCACGATAGTAATTTGCAGGTTTATGACAAAGCAGGGGATCATCCAGCAGATATTGAAGAGTCTGAGcctaaaaaaagcaaagtgtgtACTATGTCCATTAACAGGAATGCGTCTTCAGCTATGAACCCAATATTTCGAAGAAGGTTTACATGGACAGATGAAGCGGATAGGTATGTAACATGTTACACAATCTGGACAAGTTAAGGGTTTTACATCGTTCTACCTTGTCAACTCCAAGCTTCAGTACTTCTGTTTGTCTTTCTGTAAAGAAGATACATGACTCCTTTATACTATGCATGGTGTCCATTGTGTTTTGGTTGTTGACTATTCCTTAATCTTTCTCAGGAAGTTGGTAATCCAGTACACAAGGATCCGTGCAGTAAAAGGTGGAAAGTTTCAACGCGTAGATTGGAATCAACTCCCTGATCTTCCAGCACCCCAAAAATGCTGCCGAAGAAGAATTTCCTTGCTTAAAAAGAACTTCACCTTCAGAAAAAACTTGATGGGTCTCTGCAACATTTTAAGCAAACGGTTTCTAAAGCACCTTGGAGAAAAGCGGGAGGGCTTACATAACAATAACAGCAAAGTTGTGATGAAGGATTTATCAAAGGAAGGTCTCAACATAGGTTCATCAAATAATTCTGAAAGCACCTCAGAGGTCAGTTCTCATAATGGAGAATGGGACAACTTCGATGACAAAACTATAAAGGCAGCCCTCGAGAAGGTTCTCCAGTATAAGCGCAGAGCCACATTGGAGGAACACCATGATGATTGTATATACAATGAAGAAAATGTAATCAATGACTCGATCATAATGCCATGACTGAAATATACTGTATATTTTGTAATGATATTAAGCTTTTCTGAAATTTTAGTGCTTCTGCAGGATTCCCTGCCCTCTGATATGGTCCTTTCAGACAAATGCATTGAAGATATTAATCACCAT from Rhodamnia argentea isolate NSW1041297 chromosome 2, ASM2092103v1, whole genome shotgun sequence encodes the following:
- the LOC115737322 gene encoding uncharacterized protein LOC115737322 isoform X1, which gives rise to MDSIVSSALEEICRRGKSGVALASLWNDLVPALASAGLELEPGLKSALWLNLLDVPELQFRYCRGEKDAFCSSTDRSIQHVEDAEELGLKIVGSDGLRGCFLGLYDDHLADSEVSKSQRKALELLALARTAGIAQSELSKVLGIEANNFAYELKSLESRKLITRQPAILRTGKARCPGDSCKVVSTNLVFMSRYSKHLGSRGKFEVSRQEKRLDIPTSVDGNSTGEDGFASEGVEEEVLVKDYLPAMRLVCERLEKADGTVLAVKDIKKELGFVGSSSAHKAWTTIRRMLEDAGFVKEQARVGDKDENCLQLVKNFYPNAFVSGAEDIDNEHQVTYGRKNHHNEIVMELPVQQQIYHMVADSGSKGVTSMEVQKRLGTRLSRWFSKNYTRLGMDREKVGVVRDEGSNSKAVAYRYRILGNLNLTQSVGLPSESRCLPVQADNQASNVDLSDIGGVTLSDSSTAQCNGAAEESVLFNPEELHLEQMKCFPDEDGYPGQTQTEANIIQAALSSPVTSLTTNEIRRRQKILDRLQDEKFILKRELYGWLVNLEKERGMTMCRKTMDKILKKLEQQGLCKRVHTNDNPSCSRSAEVVLHPSVSIESISAELQEKIRSLKPPKRGPVKTLDTMCPDPQPPRPEATQADGSTLGKMVGAKSTLQQAIQVYYQEHEQEHHKYQGDILTDQETRVEETHATATHIRKRFQEAILRECTELDIGGCMRRRSPARQLDRAEQFREGEAVSIASSRLHDSNLQVYDKAGDHPADIEESEPKKSKVCTMSINRNASSAMNPIFRRRFTWTDEADRKLVIQYTRIRAVKGGKFQRVDWNQLPDLPAPQKCCRRRISLLKKNFTFRKNLMGLCNILSKRFLKHLGEKREGLHNNNSKVVMKDLSKEGLNIGSSNNSESTSEVSSHNGEWDNFDDKTIKAALEKVLQYKRRATLEEHHDDCIYNEENDSLPSDMVLSDKCIEDINHHTLGRYKDSVDQSNSCHLHKKHTKLSNNRRKVSRKVHRSVAVSNAVELLKLVLLSPLREDGVLNQSAELLRQFSNDELFAAFSYLSEKKFMILRNGDQPLLSHTFLENISKSQFHPGTGQQAAEFSRRLRERLKDLIQGQVFLDRELQCGELFHLFGLVALGKLNISVSMPEEGVGEAEDFRSLKRKSAGDEFPDCGKAKRPKSIATDVLENRREKGFPGIRVLVEPASISGANVLTLLEDGDLLAAETRLPQETNNKAVADQFNNTWFPPGCDYKVVQELDDVVPMTRKSDESSWDAMTWYAGYLMLTPSDGKQATYLTPDIFRAVYSSLKRSGEQGLTAKEVSHIIEMPDEAMPEIVMDVLQAFGLAIKVNGYDSTRLTDALYCSKYSLPSRAVSGGDCRELSWMKSQERSDDCTVPHPKDNNHDVGCLNSERVAHRDTDGTPITTITDCHKDVGASTNTVPSSSARSLLDTFVVPVEDSKEATSISFSYDDTYKPILPWLNIDGTVNEIVFNGLICNILGFVMQNPGTTEDNIIRHVDILNPQSCRKLLDLMILDKNLIVRKMHQATSRGGAPPILRSILGNRFRDSKSIVRDHFFANPTSTAVL
- the LOC115737322 gene encoding uncharacterized protein LOC115737322 isoform X2, which codes for MDSIVSSALEEICRRGKSGVALASLWNDLVPALASAGLELEPGLKSALWLNLLDVPELQFRYCRGEKDAFCSSTDRSIQHVEDAEELGLKIVGSDGLRGCFLGLYDDHLADSEVSKSQRKALELLALARTAGIAQSELSKVLGIEANNFAYELKSLESRKLITRQPAILRTGKARCPGDSCKVVSTNLVFMSRYSKHLGSRGKFEVSRQEKRLDIPTSVDGNSTGEDGFASEGVEEEVLVKDYLPAMRLVCERLEKADGTVLAVKDIKKELGFVGSSSAHKAWTTIRRMLEDAGFVKEQARVGDKDENCLQLVKNFYPNAFVSGAEDIDNEHQVTYGRKNHHNEIVMELPVQQQIYHMVADSGSKGVTSMEVQKRLGTRLSRWFSKNYTRLGMDREKVGVVRDEGSNSKAVAYRYRILGNLNLTQSVGLPSESRCLPVQADNQASNVDLSDIGGVTLSDSSTAQCNGAAEESVLFNPEELHLEQMKCFPDEDGYPGQTQTEANIIQAALSSPVTSLTTNEIRRRQKILDRLQDEKFILKRELYGWLVNLEKERGMTMCRKTMDKILKKLEQQGLCKRVHTNDNPSCSRSAEVVLHPSVSIESISAELQEKIRSLKPPKRGPVKTLDTMCPDPQPPRPEATQADGSTLGKMVGAKSTLQQAIQVYYQEHEQEHHKYQGDILTDQETRVEETHATATHIRKRFQEAILRECTELDIGGCMRRRSPARQLDRAEQFREGEAVSIASSRLHDSNLQVYDKAGDHPADIEESEPKKSKVCTMSINRNASSAMNPIFRRRFTWTDEADRKLVIQYTRIRAVKGGKFQRVDWNQLPDLPAPQKCCRRRISLLKKNFTFRKNLMGLCNILSKRFLKHLGEKREGLHNNNSKVVMKDLSKEGLNIGSSNNSESTSEVSSHNGEWDNFDDKTIKAALEKVLQYKRRATLEEHHDDCIYNEENDSLPSDMVLSDKCIEDINHHTLGRYKDSVDQSNSCHLHKKHTKLSNNRRKVSRKVHRSVAVSNAVELLKLVLLSPLREDGVLNQSAELLRQFSNDELFAAFSYLSEKKFMILRNGDQPLLSHTFLENISKSQFHPGTGQQAAEFSRRLRERLKDLIQGQVFLDRVGEAEDFRSLKRKSAGDEFPDCGKAKRPKSIATDVLENRREKGFPGIRVLVEPASISGANVLTLLEDGDLLAAETRLPQETNNKAVADQFNNTWFPPGCDYKVVQELDDVVPMTRKSDESSWDAMTWYAGYLMLTPSDGKQATYLTPDIFRAVYSSLKRSGEQGLTAKEVSHIIEMPDEAMPEIVMDVLQAFGLAIKVNGYDSTRLTDALYCSKYSLPSRAVSGGDCRELSWMKSQERSDDCTVPHPKDNNHDVGCLNSERVAHRDTDGTPITTITDCHKDVGASTNTVPSSSARSLLDTFVVPVEDSKEATSISFSYDDTYKPILPWLNIDGTVNEIVFNGLICNILGFVMQNPGTTEDNIIRHVDILNPQSCRKLLDLMILDKNLIVRKMHQATSRGGAPPILRSILGNRFRDSKSIVRDHFFANPTSTAVL